A genome region from Hevea brasiliensis isolate MT/VB/25A 57/8 chromosome 9, ASM3005281v1, whole genome shotgun sequence includes the following:
- the LOC110659518 gene encoding protein FEZ yields the protein MEEKNDVGKIDEVMLPGFRFHPTDEELVGFYLKRKIQQRPLPIELIKQVDIYKYDPWDLPRLATSGEKECYFYCPRDRKYRNSARPNRVTRAGFWKATGTDRPICSSDGTKCIGLKKSLVFYRGRAAKGIKTDWMMHEFRLPSPAEPSPPKKLLEKSLPPNDAWAICRIFKKTNSMAQKALNYSWISQLPDATASDMLNQGPHCTQFSSENISCTTEIGSLFPICSNDLQQASSGNFSALDISSYKPITNTVDKPSLFPVSNGDLPNNFMFSPIEMSAPTKCTVDAPSMLLNHALIGDVNKDSESIDYEGSQHQFTGFSICLPQVTQVNMGAEEDEAGLRNNPSEIHDNSQWGTMRSIGFPFGLPSNLPDAWKSNLSWDSPPCPSEMSSNYSTNKCYT from the exons ATGGAAGAAAAGAATGATGTTGGTAAGATTGATGAAGTGATGTTGCCTGGATTTCGTTTTCATCCAACCGATGAGGAACTTGTTGGTTTTTATCTCAAGAGAAAGATACAACAGCGACCTCTGCCTATTGAGTTGATTAAGCAAGTGGATATCTACAAATATGATCCCTGGGATCTTCCAA GGCTAGCGACTTCAGGGGAAAAAGAATGCTATTTCTACTGTCCAAGAGACCGTAAATACAGGAATAGTGCAAGGCCAAATCGAGTCACAAGAGCTGGGTTTTGGAAGGCAACTGGAACAGACCGTCCTATTTGCTCCTCTGATGGGACCAAGTGCATAGGCTTGAAGAAGTCCCTGGTCTTCTACAGAGGTAGAGCTGCCAAAGGGATTAAGACTGATTGGATGATGCATGAGTTTCGACTACCTTCACCAGCAGAACCATCACCTCCAAAGAAGCTCCTAGAAAAAAGCCTTCCTCCAAAT GATGCGTGGGCTATTTGTAGGATATTCAAGAAAACCAACTCTATGGCACAAAAAGCTCTTAATTACTCGTGGATTTCCCAATTACCAGATGCTACGGCATCTGATATGCTCAACCAAGGACCTCACTGCACTCAGTTCAGTTCAGAGAACATTTCCTGCACCACAGAAATTGGATCACTTTTCCCAATATGCTCTAATGACTTACAACAAGCCTCTTCTGGGAACTTTTCTGCTTTAGATATATCCTCTTACAAACCTATTACTAATACAGTTGACAAGCCATCTCTATTTCCTGTTTCAAATGGAGACCTTCCCAACAACTTCATGTTTTCACCAATTGAGATGTCAGCTCCCACCAAGTGTACTGTTGATGCTCCTTCTATGCTATTGAATCATGCGTTAATTGGTGATGTTAATAAAGATTCTGAAAGTATAGACTATGAAGGGTCACAGCACCAGTTCACTGGATTCTCAATCTGTTTACCCCAAGTTACACAAGTTAATATGGGTGCAGAAGAAGATGAAGCAGGCTTGAGGAATAATCCCAGCGAAATCCATGATAATAGCCAGTGGGGGACCATGCGATCCATTGGATTCCCCTTCGGTTTGCCCTCAAATCTACCAGATGCATGGAAGTCTAATCTGTCATGGGATTCACCACCCTGTCCTAGTGAGATGTCCTCCAATTATTCCACAAACAAATGCTATACTTAA